One Nicotiana tomentosiformis chromosome 4, ASM39032v3, whole genome shotgun sequence genomic window carries:
- the LOC138910122 gene encoding uncharacterized protein — MSAPCENWEGQSTVRPSLFNDQYYSWWKNMMRDHIIGEEYELWDIVTDGPLATLKINIEGVEVPKTRADCTVEDFKKWEKNAKSKKWLVCGLVQDEYNGIQSCTTAKEI; from the coding sequence ATGAGTGCACCATGTGAAaattgggaagggcaatccactgttAGGCCATCACTCTTTAACGaccagtactactcttggtggaaaaacatgATGAGAGATCATATTATAGGAGAGGagtatgagctatgggacatagTCACCGATGGTCCGCTGGCTACCTTGAAGATAAATATCGAAGGAGTAgaggtgccaaagacaagagctgaTTGCACTGTTGAGGACTTtaagaaatgggagaagaatgctaaatccaagaaatggcttgtttgtggacttgtCCAAGATGAGTACAACggaatccaaagttgtaccactgctaaggAAATCTAG
- the LOC104085996 gene encoding extensin-3-like has product MGKMASLFASLLVVLVSLSLASESSANYQYSSPPPPKEPYLYKSPPPPVHVYPSPPHHPVYKSPPPPKKPYYPPHTPVYKSPPPPTSIYKSQPPPKKPYYPPHTPVYKSPSPPKKPYYPPHTPVYKSPPPPTPVYKSPPPHKKPYYPPHTPVYKSPPPLKKPYYPPHTPVYKSPPPPTPVYKSPPPPKKPYYPPHTPVYKSPPPPTPVYKSPPPPKKPYYPPHTPVYKSPPPPTPVYKSPPPPVKPYHPSPTPYHPAPVYKSPPPPVKPYHPSPTPYHPAPVYKSPPSPVKPYHPSPTPYHPAPVYKSPPPPTPVYKSPPPHHPYVYASPPPPYHY; this is encoded by the coding sequence ATGGGGAAAATGGCCTCTCTATTTGCCTCTCTTTTAGTGGTTTTAGTGTCGCTGAGcttagcttctgaaagctcagcaAATTATCAATACTCATCTCCAccaccacctaaggaaccatacctCTACAAGTCTCCTCCTCCACCAGTGCATGTCTATCCATCACCACCCCACCACCCTGTATATAAGTCTCCACCACCACCCAAGAAGCCATACTACCCTCCACACACTCCAGTTTACAAGTCGCCACCACCACCAACTTCGATTTACAAATCACAACCACCACCCAAGAAGCCATACTACCCTCCACACACTCCCGTTTACAAGTCACCATCACCACCCAAGAAGCCATACTATCCCCCACACACCCCGGTTTACAAGTCGCCACCACCACCAACTCCCGTTTACAAGTCACCACCACCACACAAGAAGCCATACTATCCCCCACACACTCCAGTTTATAAGTCGCCACCACCACTCAAGAAGCCATATTATCCCCCACACACTCCCGTTTACAAGTCACCACCACCACCAACTCCCGTTTACAAGTCACCACCACCACCCAAGAAGCCATACTATCCCCCACATACCCCGGTTTACAAGTCGCCACCACCACCAACTCCCGTTTACAAGTCACCACCACCACCCAAGAAGCCATACTATCCTCCACACACCCCAGTTTACAAGTCCCCACCACCACCAACTCCAGTTTACAAGTCACCACCACCACCGGTGAAGCCATACCATCCTTCACCAACACCGTATCATCCTGCACCAGTTTACAAGTCACCACCGCCACCGGTGAAGCCATACCATCCTTCACCAACACCATACCATCCTGCACCAGTTTACAAGTCACCACCGTCACCGGTGAAGCCATACCATCCTTCACCAACACCGTATCATCCTGCACCAGTTTACAAGTCACCTCCACCACCAACTCCAGTTTACAAGTCACCACCACCACACCATCCCTATGTTTACgcttctcctcctcctccctACCATTACTAA